The following are from one region of the Chanos chanos chromosome 10, fChaCha1.1, whole genome shotgun sequence genome:
- the epc2 gene encoding enhancer of polycomb homolog 2 translates to MSKLSFRARALDAAKPLPIYRNRDLPDLNDCVSINRAVPQMPTGMEKEEELEHHLQRAISAQQVFREKKESMVIPVPEAESNITYYDRLYKGEFRVPKQLIHIQPLGLDNELPDYDMDSEDETLLNRLNRKMEIKPLQFETMIDRLEKASTNQLVSLQEAKLLLNEDDYLLKSVYDYWVRKRKNCRGPSLIPQIKQEKRDGSTNNDAYVAFRRRTEKMQTRKNRKNDEASYEKMLRLRREFSRTVTILEMIKKREKSKRELLHLTLEVVEKRYQMGDFTGEILNEVSAPLAEKPIYTAPICLSNGNRLKTENKIKSHKSGPQHPRQIWVKTEPHFDIIRPHKKYNKRPKLDPLQQPSRMERQHTISTADIKQYDFHSSGEEDYPMSPVSETDEENDPDGAFAFRRRAGCHYLAPRADQSCAPYGDQVELTGLDALRQRHSLTVISVPHRCVGLARRRVGRGGRVLLDRASSDLDRALRTLDPGMFSPCVTPSSKPEPQAVTQSRSSVGSPLGQRSLAQILRDIQACRWRCFRPRPMQEEGSEACRKDRLANEGSVPGGAALNSKDSRVSGGITEEQFQTHQQQLAQMQKQQLAQLHQRGHNSQNTEHDQTQSASSSECLSKTLDSASAHFAASAVVSAASQANNENKPHNASVNGILQNSGTTRPPKFTSTTQSAGSGNGGSSLRTAGTQLAVPQSLPHGHGLLGSVSAAVSPAHTHHSARPSAPSPSALKLATVASSLDRVPKVNPASAIDSIARENHEPERLGLNGISETTVAMEVT, encoded by the exons ATGAGTAAACTCTCGTTCCGAGCGCGAGCGCTAGACGCCGCCAAACCTCTCCCCATATACCGCAATAGAGACCTTCCAGACCTTAATGATTGTGTTTCTATCAATCGGGCTGTGCCTCAGATGCCAACTGGaatggaaaaagaagaggaattg GAGCACCATCTTCAGAGGGCGATCTCAGCCCAGCAGGTGTTcagggagaagaaggagagcaTGGTCATCCCTGTTCCTGAGGCTGAGAGTAACATCACTTATTATGATCGCCTGTACAAAGGAGAGTTCCGTGTCCCCAAACAGCTCATTCACATCCAGC CTTTGGGGTTGGACAATGAACTGCCGGACTATGACATGGACTCAGAGGACGAAACACTTCTCAACAGACTCAACCGCAAGATGGAGATCAAGCCATTACAGTTCGAGACCATGATCGACAGGCTTGAGAAAGCCAGCACAAACCAG CTGGTCTCTCTCCAAGAGGCCAAGCTGCTGCTGAATGAGGACGACTATTTGCTCAAGTCTGTGTATGACTACtgggtgagaaaaagaaagaactgtcGAGGTCCATCACTCATCCCACAAATCAAGCAAGAAAAACGGGATGGCTCCACCAACAACGATGCCTATGTGGCCTTCCGACGTCGCACAGAGAAGATGCAGACACGGAAG AATCGTAAAAATGACGAGGCGTCCTATGAGAAGATGTTAAGGCTTAGGAGAGAGTTTAGCCGGACTGTCACCATCCTTGAGATGATCAAAAAACGAgagaagagcaagagagagctcTTGCATCTCACATTGGAGGTTGTTGAGAAGAG GTATCAGATGGGTGACTTCACAGGGGAAATTCTTAATGAAGTCTCAGCACCTCTGGCAGAGAAGCCCATTTATACAGCTCCCATATGCCTATCCAATGGTAATCGgctcaaaacagaaaataaaatcaag tcaCACAAGTCTGGGCCCCAACACCCACGCCAAATTTGGGTTAAAACGGAGCCACACTTTGACATTATACGGCCGCATAAGAAGTATAACAAGAGGCCCAAACTGGATCCTCTGCAGCAGCCCAGCCGGATGGAGCGGCAGCATACTATCAGCACAGCAGACATCAAACAGTATGACTTCCACAGCTCCGGAGAGGAGGACTACCCAATG TCTCCAGTTTCAGAAACAGATGAGGAGAATGACCCAGATGGAGCATTTGCTTTCAGACGGAGAGCTGGCTGTCATTACCTCGCT ccacGTGCGGACCAGAGCTGTGCTCCTTACGGGGATCAGGTGGAGCTGACCGGGCTTGATGCCCTGCGTCAGCGCCATTCTCTGACTGTCATCTCTGTGCCACACCGCTGTGTGGGGCTGGCACGTAGGCGGGTGGGCCGTGGTGGCAG AGTTCTGTTGGACCGAGCATCTTCAGACCTTGACCGAGCTCTTAGAACGTTGGACCCGGGCATGTTCTCCCCTTGTGTCACGCCCTCCAGCAAACCTGAACCCCAGGCCGTCACACAGAGCCGTTCTTCTGTGGGCTCTCCACTCGGCCAACGCTCTTTGGCCCAGATCCTTAGAGACATCCAGGCTTGCAGATGGCGCTGTTTTCGCCCGCGGCCTATGCAGGAAGAAGGAAGTGAGGCTTGCAGGAAAGACAGACTTGCAAATGAGGGCAGTGTCCCGGGAGGAGCAGCACTAAATTCGAAAGACTCTAGAGTCTCAG GTGGGATCACAGAAGAGCAGTTCCAGACCCATCAGCAGCAGCTGGCTCAGATGCAGAAACAGCAGCTGGCTCAGCTCCACCAGCGAGGGCATaactcacagaacacagaacatgacCAGACACAG TCTGCAAGCTCCTCAGAATGCCTCTCCAAGACCCTGGACTCAGCCAGTGCTCACTTTGCTGCCTCTGCAGTGGTCAGTGCTGCCAGCCAAGCCAACAATGAGAACAAACCCCACAATGCCAGTGTCAATGGAATCCTCCAGAATTCAG GAACCACTAGACCCCCCAAGTTCACAAGCACTACACAAAGTGCAGGCAGTGGCAATGGGGGCTCGTCTTTGAGGACTGCTGGCACCCAGTTGGCTGTCCCGCAGTCTCTTCCTCACGGCCATGGGCTCCTAGGCAGTGTGAGTGCTGCAGTgtcccctgcacacacacaccacagcgcCCGGCCCTCTGCCCCCTCACCCTCTGCCTTAAAGCTGGCCACTGTGGCCAGCAGCCTGGACCGTGTGCCCAAAGTCAACCCTGCCAGCGCCATCGACAGCATTGCCAG gGAGAATCATGAACCGGAGAGACTGGGACTTAACGGAATATCCGAAACAACGGTAGCCATGGAGGTGACATAG